Proteins encoded in a region of the Verrucomicrobiia bacterium genome:
- a CDS encoding FG-GAP-like repeat-containing protein: protein MKHLLKIHALSFLSSFEAGRAEQQPGRVTSPRSQLPGCGSGSFSKALMVAFVLCGSTAIADPLLWENGPGYRSAALPVPSEGRTGFTRVPGSVSGILFTNLLAKESGVRSQLRLAGSGVAAGDVDGDGWCDLYFCGMESGNRLYRNLGGWRFEDITDQAGVRCEGQFSTGAVFADVDGNGTLDLLVNSIGGGTRLFLNDGKGHFHEATDRGLVRKYGATTMTLADVDGNGSLDLYVANNNSPTALGDEPNTRFTLHVVDGKPVVAAVDGKPVAGTDLMGRYDVSPFEHSIREHGQADILYLNDGQGHFTPVSWTNGAFLDEAGKPLDSPPRDLGLSAMFRDMNEDGAPDLYVCNDLFTPDRIWLNDGHGHFRAMPTTAVRNSSAFSMGVDFADINRDGHDDFLVVDMLSREHRQRMIQAAHMSPVTIRAGEPNERIQFKRNVLQLNRGDGTYAEIAQLSGIEASAWSWATLFLDVDLDGYEDVLVAPGYDRDSMNGDVDAEIQRRQAQGNLSADQIRHLGLLYPPVHSPLLAFRNLGNLRFKEVGHDWGLNFSGVNQGICCADLDNDGDLDVIVNNLNDQASVYRNDGIAPRVAVRLKGLGANTRGIGSKIWLYGGAVPVQSQEMICGGRYLSCDDAMRVFAAGTLTNRMRIDVRWRSGKRSVVEGVQPNREYEIDEAGAAGSWPEKKAEPAPIFEDVSGLLHYTHHEEPYDDFERQPLLPHKLSQLGPGVSWSDVDGNGAEDLLISSGRAGQAGIFLNQGHGKFQRLPTVALMGRAKDDQTTVLGWATGDGSRGFVVGQANYETGGTNGLQDYRVWAGGIQRPEALETGLASVGPLAFGDVKGDGKLELFVGGRVEGGRWPAAVSSTLYRKENDRYVVDQANTRVLERVGMVSGAVWSDLDGDGYPELVLACEWGPIRLFHNERGLLKPWNPRVKVRGDSRQLTMEQLRGWWNGVTVGDFDGDGRLDIVASNWGSNSKYERGRASGRPLQVYYGDWNGDGLLGILEGYYEPELNKVAPWRGLNSVARGLPWVRGLYATHAAYSEAGVEEILGDHAKEAKVLEADWLETTVFLNRGDGFEAVVLPGEAQFAPSFGVSVGDMDGDGNEDIFLSQNFFGVDEETTRYDGGRGVWLRGDGRGHFEVVPGQVSGVKVYGEGRGSALCDYDGDGRVDLAVGQNGGETKLYHNVGAKPGLRVQLVGPAGNPTGVGAVVRLRFGQRWGAAREVHAGSGYWSQDSPVQVMGTPEPPTAVWVRWPGGKRQEEPVPQGAREVQVNFKGAK, encoded by the coding sequence TTGAAGCACCTTTTGAAAATCCATGCCCTCTCATTCCTGTCCTCGTTCGAGGCCGGGCGCGCCGAACAGCAGCCAGGGCGGGTAACCTCCCCCAGAAGCCAACTGCCTGGTTGCGGTTCGGGCTCCTTTTCAAAAGCGCTCATGGTGGCCTTCGTCCTTTGCGGTAGCACCGCCATCGCTGACCCATTGCTTTGGGAGAATGGCCCAGGCTACCGCAGCGCTGCTTTGCCGGTTCCTAGTGAAGGGCGGACCGGCTTTACGCGAGTGCCTGGCTCGGTTTCTGGAATTCTCTTCACCAACCTATTAGCCAAAGAAAGCGGCGTGCGTAGCCAGCTTCGCCTGGCAGGTTCCGGCGTTGCTGCAGGCGATGTCGATGGCGATGGCTGGTGCGACCTCTACTTTTGCGGCATGGAAAGCGGCAACCGGCTCTATCGCAACCTCGGAGGCTGGCGCTTCGAGGACATCACCGACCAGGCCGGTGTCCGTTGTGAAGGTCAATTCTCAACCGGGGCGGTTTTTGCTGATGTGGACGGCAACGGCACACTGGATTTGCTAGTCAACTCGATTGGCGGCGGGACGCGCCTCTTTCTGAACGACGGCAAAGGCCATTTTCATGAGGCCACTGATCGGGGGCTCGTCCGGAAGTACGGCGCTACCACAATGACTTTGGCCGATGTCGATGGCAATGGCTCGCTGGACTTATACGTCGCCAACAACAATTCCCCGACGGCCTTGGGGGATGAGCCCAACACGCGCTTTACATTGCATGTCGTTGATGGGAAACCAGTTGTTGCTGCCGTCGATGGCAAGCCCGTCGCCGGCACCGACTTAATGGGCCGTTATGATGTCAGCCCTTTCGAGCACTCTATCCGCGAGCACGGCCAGGCCGACATCCTCTATCTCAACGACGGCCAAGGCCATTTTACACCCGTATCCTGGACTAACGGCGCTTTCCTCGACGAGGCGGGCAAACCCCTCGACTCGCCTCCGCGCGATTTAGGGCTGTCGGCCATGTTCCGCGACATGAACGAGGATGGTGCGCCCGATCTCTACGTATGCAATGATCTCTTTACGCCAGATCGCATCTGGCTCAATGACGGGCATGGTCATTTCCGCGCGATGCCCACAACGGCTGTGCGTAATTCGAGCGCCTTTTCCATGGGAGTTGATTTTGCAGATATTAACCGGGACGGCCATGACGATTTTCTCGTGGTCGATATGTTGAGCCGGGAACATCGCCAAAGGATGATCCAGGCCGCCCACATGTCGCCCGTCACCATCCGTGCCGGCGAACCCAATGAACGCATCCAGTTTAAACGCAACGTGCTGCAGTTGAATCGCGGGGATGGGACCTACGCTGAGATAGCGCAGTTGAGCGGCATCGAAGCTTCCGCGTGGTCCTGGGCGACGCTCTTCCTGGATGTCGATCTCGATGGGTATGAAGATGTGCTGGTGGCTCCAGGTTATGATCGCGATTCCATGAACGGCGATGTCGATGCTGAAATCCAACGACGCCAGGCCCAAGGCAATCTTTCCGCCGACCAAATCCGCCACCTGGGACTCCTCTATCCGCCAGTGCACTCCCCGCTCCTGGCTTTCAGGAATTTGGGCAATCTCCGCTTCAAGGAGGTCGGACATGACTGGGGATTGAACTTTTCGGGGGTCAACCAGGGGATTTGCTGCGCGGACCTCGATAATGACGGCGACCTCGATGTGATTGTTAATAATCTGAACGACCAGGCCAGCGTTTATCGCAATGATGGGATAGCGCCCCGGGTAGCGGTGCGTCTGAAGGGGTTGGGGGCCAATACCCGCGGGATCGGCAGCAAGATTTGGCTTTATGGCGGGGCTGTCCCGGTGCAAAGCCAGGAGATGATCTGCGGGGGACGCTATTTGTCCTGCGATGACGCGATGCGGGTCTTTGCCGCCGGGACCCTGACCAACCGGATGCGCATCGATGTGCGCTGGCGCAGCGGCAAGCGCAGTGTGGTCGAGGGGGTGCAACCCAACCGGGAATACGAGATTGATGAGGCCGGGGCAGCCGGGTCGTGGCCGGAAAAGAAGGCCGAGCCTGCGCCGATCTTCGAGGATGTGAGCGGGCTGCTCCATTACACGCATCACGAGGAGCCGTATGATGATTTTGAGCGCCAGCCCTTGTTGCCACACAAGCTCAGCCAATTAGGGCCTGGGGTCAGTTGGAGCGATGTCGATGGGAATGGCGCCGAGGACCTCTTAATCAGCAGCGGGCGTGCAGGGCAGGCCGGTATTTTTCTGAATCAGGGCCATGGAAAATTTCAGCGGTTGCCCACGGTAGCGCTGATGGGGCGGGCTAAGGATGATCAAACAACGGTATTGGGGTGGGCTACAGGCGATGGCAGCCGCGGCTTTGTAGTCGGGCAGGCCAATTACGAGACGGGCGGGACCAATGGGCTGCAGGATTACCGGGTCTGGGCGGGAGGTATTCAAAGACCGGAGGCGCTCGAAACCGGTTTGGCAAGTGTGGGACCTTTGGCGTTTGGTGACGTAAAGGGCGACGGCAAATTGGAATTATTCGTTGGTGGCCGCGTCGAGGGCGGGCGTTGGCCAGCGGCGGTCAGTTCGACGCTGTATCGCAAAGAGAACGACCGGTATGTGGTTGACCAAGCCAATACCCGGGTCTTGGAGCGGGTGGGGATGGTCAGCGGCGCAGTATGGAGCGATTTGGATGGGGACGGCTACCCTGAGCTGGTGCTGGCATGCGAGTGGGGGCCAATCCGGTTATTTCATAATGAGCGCGGGCTTCTGAAACCCTGGAACCCGCGCGTGAAAGTAAGAGGTGACTCCCGGCAGCTAACAATGGAGCAACTAAGGGGTTGGTGGAATGGAGTGACTGTGGGCGATTTCGATGGGGATGGGCGTCTGGACATCGTGGCCAGCAACTGGGGCAGCAACAGCAAGTATGAACGTGGGCGCGCTTCCGGCAGGCCATTGCAGGTCTATTACGGGGATTGGAATGGCGACGGGCTGTTAGGCATCCTCGAGGGCTATTACGAGCCGGAACTCAACAAGGTGGCGCCCTGGCGCGGGCTCAACAGCGTGGCCCGTGGCCTGCCTTGGGTTCGGGGGCTCTATGCAACGCACGCCGCCTATAGCGAGGCAGGAGTCGAGGAGATTCTGGGTGACCATGCCAAAGAGGCCAAGGTCTTGGAGGCCGACTGGCTCGAAACGACCGTGTTTCTGAATCGCGGCGACGGCTTCGAAGCGGTGGTTTTGCCCGGCGAGGCGCAGTTCGCGCCTTCTTTCGGTGTGAGTGTGGGGGACATGGATGGGGACGGGAACGAAGACATTTTTCTGAGCCAGAATTTTTTTGGAGTGGATGAGGAGACAACCCGCTACGACGGGGGGCGGGGGGTGTGGTTGCGGGGCGATGGCCGAGGGCATTTTGAGGTGGTCCCTGGCCAGGTGAGCGGGGTGAAGGTGTATGGGGAGGGGCGCGGCAGCGCGCTATGCGATTACGATGGAGATGGGCGAGTGGATTTGGCAGTGGGCCAGAACGGAGGGGAGACCAAGCTGTATCATAATGTAGGGGCCAAGCCCGGGTTGCGGGTGCAATTGGTTGGACCTGCGGGCAATCCAACGGGGGTTGGGGCTGTGGTGCGCTTGCGCTTTGGGCAGAGGTGGGGTGCGGCGCGCGAGGTGCATGCCGGCAGTGGCTATTGGTCGCAGGACAGCCCGGTGCAGGTGATGGGGACCCCGGAGCCGCCCACTGCGGTTTGGGTCCGGTGGCCGGGCGGCAAGCGGCAGGAAGAACCGGTTCCGCAAGGCGCCCGCGAGGTTCAAGTGAATTTCAAGGGCGCGAAATGA
- a CDS encoding tetratricopeptide repeat protein translates to MKTNRAKEKKGAKAAQLPSVGAPSTLSVRRRRIFRWVAGFVLPVLLLLGIELGLRLVGWGYPTHFFVRAATAPPGTFVENQRFGYRFFPHRLARAPDPIRLSIAKPPGTCRVFVFGESAALGDPVPAYGFSRILRELLEGRRPGTKFEVINTGMTAINSHAILPITRDCVPFQGDIWILYMGNNEVVGPFGAASVFGLKSPPMALIQAGLAIKRTRLGQLLDSLWQHAPGHSRQFTQWEGMKMMVHEQVRADDPKLQRVYDDFRSNFSGILSAAKRAGVKTIVCSVSSNLKDCPPFASVNQRALPEVRQAEWQRALNAGVELERQQNYEHALAQYARAAELDGSSAELRFRMARCLLDWGDVVKAREQYAQARDLDALRFRADSRMNAILREVCSSRKQAGVQFFDSEATLTNACKGGIPGQECFWDHVHFNFDGNYRLARGLADEVLQLFPEPQRASVQANAKTLTEAECGERLAYTDFDQRAVLEEMLKRVHDPPFTGQLDHDRLVEQWLALKAQLDARNDSAGLSNAVAIYRRALARRPGDWVLHHRFGALLNATGDLASAEQQWRRVTELVPDYVDAWFKLGDVSMRQGRLADAQADYRRVLQLRPSSFEAMNGLGLVLGQEGKTDEAIRLFKDALKVEPEFAEVHVNWGLLLFRHGQVPEAEDHYRKALAFDPQSAAARINLGNLLASQQKYAEAIEQYHQALNLKPDDATVHFALANCLGAMGQEAEAVAQYREALRANPSFADAQFNLGVALAKRGDLQGAAACFEQAVRLNPNDPQGRLNLGVALAQQGRFDEAITQFQATLELDPANAAARRYLEIATRKRKGFQQ, encoded by the coding sequence ATGAAGACCAATCGCGCCAAGGAAAAGAAGGGGGCCAAAGCGGCTCAACTGCCTTCAGTCGGCGCGCCCTCGACTCTCTCAGTGCGCAGGCGGCGCATCTTCCGTTGGGTGGCGGGGTTTGTTCTGCCAGTCCTTCTGTTGTTAGGTATCGAACTGGGGCTGCGGCTTGTGGGTTGGGGCTACCCAACGCATTTCTTTGTGCGAGCAGCCACCGCCCCACCCGGCACCTTTGTTGAAAACCAACGCTTCGGTTACCGTTTCTTTCCGCACCGCCTGGCCCGAGCCCCCGACCCAATCCGATTATCAATAGCCAAGCCGCCAGGAACCTGCCGGGTGTTTGTCTTTGGTGAATCGGCCGCGTTGGGAGACCCGGTCCCTGCTTATGGATTTTCCAGAATCCTGCGAGAATTACTCGAAGGCCGCCGCCCCGGGACAAAATTCGAGGTCATCAACACGGGGATGACCGCGATCAATTCGCACGCCATCCTGCCCATAACCAGGGATTGCGTTCCGTTCCAGGGCGACATCTGGATTCTGTATATGGGAAACAACGAAGTCGTTGGCCCATTCGGCGCGGCGTCGGTGTTTGGTTTAAAATCACCGCCAATGGCCCTCATTCAAGCGGGCCTTGCCATCAAACGAACGCGTCTGGGACAATTACTGGACTCGTTATGGCAGCACGCGCCCGGTCATTCCCGCCAATTCACCCAGTGGGAAGGGATGAAGATGATGGTCCACGAGCAGGTCCGCGCCGATGACCCCAAGCTCCAACGGGTTTACGATGATTTTCGGAGCAACTTTTCCGGCATCCTTTCGGCGGCAAAACGGGCTGGAGTCAAGACGATCGTCTGCTCGGTCAGCTCGAATCTGAAGGATTGTCCTCCGTTTGCTTCAGTGAATCAGAGGGCTTTGCCTGAGGTGCGCCAGGCGGAGTGGCAACGCGCTTTAAACGCCGGCGTCGAGCTTGAGAGGCAACAGAATTACGAACACGCCCTCGCCCAGTACGCGCGGGCTGCCGAACTCGACGGCAGCTCCGCCGAGTTGCGATTTCGAATGGCGCGCTGCCTGCTGGATTGGGGCGATGTCGTCAAGGCGCGTGAACAGTACGCACAGGCGCGCGACCTGGATGCATTGCGCTTCCGGGCTGATAGCCGAATGAACGCCATCCTTCGCGAAGTGTGTTCGAGCCGCAAGCAGGCTGGTGTTCAGTTTTTTGATTCAGAAGCTACACTGACCAATGCCTGCAAGGGCGGCATTCCAGGCCAGGAATGCTTTTGGGACCATGTCCATTTCAATTTCGATGGCAATTACCGTTTGGCGCGCGGTCTGGCAGATGAGGTCCTCCAGCTCTTCCCGGAACCTCAGCGCGCAAGCGTCCAGGCAAATGCCAAAACTTTGACGGAGGCCGAATGCGGCGAACGGCTGGCCTACACGGATTTTGACCAACGCGCCGTCTTGGAAGAGATGTTGAAACGCGTGCATGACCCGCCCTTTACAGGCCAACTGGACCACGACCGCCTGGTTGAGCAATGGCTGGCCTTAAAGGCGCAGTTGGACGCAAGGAACGACTCAGCGGGCCTGTCTAACGCCGTGGCTATCTACCGCAGAGCCCTGGCTCGCCGGCCTGGAGATTGGGTCCTCCACCACCGCTTTGGCGCTTTGCTGAATGCGACCGGCGACCTGGCCAGCGCCGAACAACAGTGGAGAAGGGTCACTGAACTGGTCCCTGACTACGTTGATGCATGGTTCAAACTAGGGGACGTGAGCATGCGCCAGGGCAGGCTGGCGGATGCCCAGGCGGACTATCGACGTGTGTTGCAGCTCCGCCCATCTTCCTTTGAAGCCATGAACGGCTTGGGCCTTGTTCTTGGGCAGGAAGGCAAAACGGACGAGGCGATTCGCCTTTTCAAGGACGCGCTGAAAGTTGAGCCTGAATTTGCAGAAGTCCACGTCAATTGGGGTCTGCTTTTATTCCGTCACGGACAGGTGCCTGAGGCAGAGGACCATTACCGGAAAGCGCTGGCATTTGACCCGCAGAGCGCAGCCGCCCGCATTAATCTGGGCAATCTCCTGGCTTCGCAGCAGAAGTACGCCGAAGCCATCGAGCAGTATCACCAGGCGCTCAACCTCAAGCCCGATGATGCAACGGTCCATTTTGCCTTGGCCAATTGCCTGGGAGCGATGGGCCAGGAGGCCGAGGCGGTTGCACAGTACCGCGAGGCGCTGCGCGCTAATCCATCATTTGCCGACGCGCAGTTCAACCTGGGCGTGGCGTTGGCAAAGCGAGGCGACCTGCAGGGGGCCGCCGCTTGTTTCGAGCAAGCCGTCCGGCTCAATCCCAATGATCCACAAGGGCGCCTCAACCTGGGGGTGGCTCTGGCCCAACAGGGCCGGTTCGATGAGGCGATCACACAATTCCAGGCCACCCTCGAGCTTGACCCGGCCAATGCCGCGGCCAGGCGCTACCTCGAAATCGCCACCAGGAAACGGAAAGGCTTTCAGCAGTAA
- the purU gene encoding formyltetrahydrofolate deformylase produces MKNPVLLVSCADQRGLVHAVTGVLLRAGFNIVSNQEFVDGESRRFFMRTEFEGAPNCGQLEAEIRGTLPAEAQVQARLPTRRRVVILVSKEHHCLADLLVRHAYDELRAQVVAVAGNHQTLRPLVEKFGVPFFHVDSAGCSRQGHEAELLGLLDRFKPDLLVLAKYMRVLSPAFVARWPNRMLNIHHSFLPAFAGAKPYHQAFHRGVKVIGATAHFVTDQLDEGPILVQQVIPVDHTYGPHELAQAGRDVEKIVLARALRLVLEERVFLCGKRTIIFE; encoded by the coding sequence ATGAAAAACCCCGTTCTCCTCGTTTCGTGCGCTGATCAACGCGGATTGGTTCACGCCGTGACAGGCGTTCTGCTGCGCGCCGGCTTCAACATCGTCAGCAACCAGGAGTTTGTGGATGGAGAATCTCGCCGGTTTTTCATGCGGACCGAATTCGAAGGCGCCCCCAACTGCGGCCAACTGGAAGCGGAAATTCGCGGTACGTTGCCAGCGGAGGCGCAGGTGCAAGCGCGCCTGCCCACCCGGCGGCGCGTGGTAATCCTTGTCTCCAAAGAGCATCATTGCCTGGCCGACCTGCTGGTGCGCCATGCCTACGATGAACTGCGTGCCCAGGTGGTCGCGGTGGCTGGCAATCACCAGACCTTGCGCCCGCTGGTTGAGAAATTCGGCGTCCCGTTTTTCCACGTGGACAGCGCGGGCTGTTCCCGGCAAGGGCACGAGGCGGAGTTGCTGGGGCTGCTTGATCGATTTAAACCCGACCTGCTGGTTTTGGCCAAGTACATGCGGGTGCTCAGCCCGGCATTCGTCGCGCGCTGGCCCAACCGGATGCTCAACATCCACCACTCGTTTCTGCCGGCATTTGCCGGGGCAAAGCCCTACCATCAGGCCTTTCATCGCGGCGTCAAGGTCATCGGCGCCACCGCCCATTTTGTCACCGACCAACTGGATGAAGGCCCGATCCTTGTGCAACAGGTCATTCCGGTGGACCACACCTATGGGCCGCACGAACTGGCCCAGGCTGGCCGTGACGTCGAGAAGATCGTTCTGGCCAGGGCGTTAAGACTTGTGCTGGAGGAGCGCGTATTTCTCTGCGGCAAGCGCACCATCATTTTTGAGTGA